From the genome of Nitrospira sp. CR1.1:
CGGGCGATGAAAGCGATCGACTAATCTGGCGGCGACAATCCCCACGACACCCAGATGCCAGTCACGCGAGCCCAGCACAATCGCGGCAGCCGGTTCGTCCTGTTGGAGCTGAGCCCCGGCCTCCGCGGTAATCCCCTCCTCGATCTGCTGGCGCTGTCGATTCAACTGTTCCAACTGTTCGGCAATTTGCATCGCTTCCCTGTCGGATTCGGTCGTCAGCAGTTGCACGCAACGCATCGCATGATCTAGCCGACCCGCAGCATTCAGCCGGGGCCCCAAGCGAAACCCGATCGTTTCACTGGTACACGCTTTCGTGATACCAGCGACCTGCTTCAAGGCACGGATTCCGCAGCGGGCGCCGCGATTAATCTGCATCAGCCCCTCCCGCACTAAAATACGATTCTCATCCTGGAGCGGCACGATATCGGCCACCGTCGCCAGAGCCACCAAATCGAGACAGGATTCCGGATCCACCTCACCTGACCCGTATCGTCTCTGATAGGCCGAGACCACCTTATACGCCAGGCCTGCGGAACAGAGTCCTGTAAAGGGATAGCTGGCATCGCACCGATGCGGATTAAGTACAGCAAGGGCAGCGGGCATCGTCGCATCGGTTTGATGGTGGTCCGTCACCACCACATCCATACCAAGCTCTTTGGCGACCGCAATTTCATGATGCGATGTCGTCCCGCAGTCCGACGTGACCAGCAACGTAATGCCTTCCAGCGCCAATCTCCTGATTGCCCCCTCGTTGAGACCATATCCCTCGCGCACCCGGTGAGGAATGTATCCGCAAGCATTTCCCCCGAGTCCCTGGTAAAACGACAGGTACAGGCTCGTCGCCGACACGCCGTCCACATCGTAATCTCCATAGAAACACACGCGTTCCTGGCGAGCGAGCGCCAGATGAAGTCGCTCGACGGCTATGTCCATATCAGGAATCAAGAATGGGTCGTGGAGCCCGTCCTGCGCACTGGACATCCAACGAGTCGCCTGGTCGGGAGTCGTCACCCCGCGAGCGAGCAATATCGATGCGGTCACCGGCGAGATCGACAGCGTTCTGGCGAGACTGCTCTGCAAGACCGCATCAGACGGTCTGAACACCCAGAGTTTTTCGAGCATGGCCCCTCTGTTTAGAGCTGGAACATTCAGAAGTTACTGAGAAGTAAGGGGAATGGTATCGACTCACCCCGCCTTTGTCAAACAGGGCATCAGCAGGACGACGGCATAGCGTTTCAGTGATGTTGATATCGCGAAGGTGGGCGGACGGGAATCCAGAATGGTTACGAGTGGGCGCCTGGGGACTGAATAAAAAGGGAGGGGGACTATTCCCCTCCCTTCTGCACATAGTTCTTTACAAATTCTTCGGCATTTTTTTCCAGGACGTCATCGATTTCATCGACCAATTTGTCGATGTCTTCTTTCATCTTCTTCCCCGATTCGACGACTTTCGGGTTCGGCTTCACCTCTTCTTTGGCGTGCGACTCTTTTCTGGATTCCGGTCTCCTCTCCTGTTTCTCCATCGGAGCACCTCCAGTTCATTCGGACGCATTCGAAGGACCCGCTTCCGTCACCTTACTCTAGGGTCCTTGAACGCGTCAAGCCGACCGGCGAATGATGCCGCCTCCTCCCATCAACCAAACCAGGCCCGCAACAATGTACCACCTGCCGGCAAGAAGCCGGAGGCCACTTTCAACATCCGTCTATTTGACGATCAGCGAGACAATCAGCAACGCCACAATGTTGATGACTTTGATCATCGGGTTGATCGCCGGACCTGCGGTGTCTTTATAGGGATCGCCGACCGTATCACCGGTCACCGCAGCCTTGTGCGTGTCCGTACCTTTTAAGCCCTGCTCCTCGATATACTTCTTAGCATTGTCCCAGGCACCACCGCCGCTCGTCATTGAAATCGCGACGAACAGCCCGGTGACGATGCTCCCGACAAGCACGCCGCCCAACGCTTGCGGCCCAAGGATCACTCCGACAAGAATCGGGGCCACGACTGGGATCAGACCGGGAATCATCATCTTCGCAATGGCTGCCTGGGTGACAATATCGACGCAGGTGCCATACTCGGGTTTCCCTGTGCCTTCCATGATGCCCTTGATCGTCCGGAATTGGCGCCGTACCTCCTCCACCACGAGACCCGCCGCCTGACCGACTGCCTTCATACAGAGCGCGCCAAAAATGAAGGGCAGCATTCCTCCCAAGAAAAGCCCGACCAGGACCGATGGATTAGACAAGTCGAATGTGCTGGCTTGCGTTCCCTTGGCGACTTCTCTGGCGAATTCCGCAAACAACACCACTGCCGCAAGGCCGGCAGAACCGATCGCATACCCTTTCGTCACGGCTTTCGTCGTGTTGCCCACCGCATCCAGAGGATCCGTAATATCGCGCACTTCTTTCCCGAGATGGGCCATTTCCGCGATGCCGCCGGCATTATCCGTAATGGGCCCGAATGCATCGATTGCGACCACAATGCCGGCCATCGACAACATCGAAACCGCCGCGACGGCAACGCCATACAACCCGCCTGATGCCGCCCCGCCGCATATCCAATAGCTGCCGAGAATCGCCGCGCCAATCACCACCACCGGCGCCGC
Proteins encoded in this window:
- a CDS encoding ubiquitin-like protein Pup, whose protein sequence is MEKQERRPESRKESHAKEEVKPNPKVVESGKKMKEDIDKLVDEIDDVLEKNAEEFVKNYVQKGGE
- the recJ gene encoding single-stranded-DNA-specific exonuclease RecJ codes for the protein MLEKLWVFRPSDAVLQSSLARTLSISPVTASILLARGVTTPDQATRWMSSAQDGLHDPFLIPDMDIAVERLHLALARQERVCFYGDYDVDGVSATSLYLSFYQGLGGNACGYIPHRVREGYGLNEGAIRRLALEGITLLVTSDCGTTSHHEIAVAKELGMDVVVTDHHQTDATMPAALAVLNPHRCDASYPFTGLCSAGLAYKVVSAYQRRYGSGEVDPESCLDLVALATVADIVPLQDENRILVREGLMQINRGARCGIRALKQVAGITKACTSETIGFRLGPRLNAAGRLDHAMRCVQLLTTESDREAMQIAEQLEQLNRQRQQIEEGITAEAGAQLQQDEPAAAIVLGSRDWHLGVVGIVAARLVDRFHRPSIVIAVDEKGIGKGSARTVEGFDLYQGLSACRDLLEAFGGHPNAAGLTIRESRLDEFRRRFSDVAAQWATGSLVRPTVHVDAEVKLTDVNFDLIQELESLHPFGAGNPEPTLAVRGLDVVEARVVGEKHLKLRVRQGRSFIFDSIGFRMGSFAELGLKAGSPVDLAFSPERNQWNGYDRVQLRIKAVRMSGEVS